Proteins from a single region of Planctomycetia bacterium:
- a CDS encoding tRNA-dihydrouridine synthase yields MAGFTNFAYRQIVRSFGGVGLQATEMISARGFLAIDERDHEFPDRLWGVRDEPRPLAVQIWDNNPEAMAAVGARLAHDFHVSVVDINFGCPVKQVTQDAHSGSYLLKCPERIGEIVASVVKACAPTPVTAKIRLGCTRDKIVAIEVAQVVEAAGAAALTVHGRTAQDFFQGSADWDRISAIKPHLKRMPLIGNGDLNSPEKVVEAFRRYDVDGVMIARAALNRPWLFAQSCAALRGEPIPPDPTLSEERALLLNHYRLVCERFGDQKGTVLMRKFACCYAQGRAGAREFRTKVSRVATPKEFNSIVENHFPREATVVND; encoded by the coding sequence ATGGCGGGCTTCACGAACTTCGCTTACAGGCAAATCGTCCGCTCGTTTGGCGGCGTCGGACTGCAGGCGACGGAGATGATCAGCGCCCGCGGCTTTCTGGCGATCGACGAGCGCGATCACGAGTTTCCGGATCGCCTTTGGGGCGTTCGCGACGAGCCGCGTCCCTTGGCCGTGCAGATCTGGGACAACAACCCCGAGGCCATGGCGGCCGTCGGCGCGCGGCTGGCGCATGATTTTCACGTCAGCGTGGTAGACATCAATTTCGGTTGCCCAGTGAAGCAGGTCACGCAAGACGCCCACAGCGGATCGTATTTGCTCAAATGCCCGGAGCGAATCGGCGAGATCGTGGCCAGTGTCGTGAAGGCGTGCGCGCCGACGCCGGTGACGGCCAAGATTCGTCTGGGCTGCACGCGCGATAAGATCGTGGCGATTGAAGTGGCGCAGGTTGTCGAAGCGGCCGGCGCCGCGGCGCTCACCGTGCATGGCCGCACGGCGCAGGACTTCTTTCAAGGTTCCGCCGACTGGGACCGCATCTCGGCGATTAAGCCGCACTTGAAACGGATGCCGCTGATTGGCAATGGCGATCTAAACTCGCCCGAGAAAGTGGTCGAGGCGTTTCGCCGCTACGACGTCGACGGCGTGATGATCGCCCGCGCGGCGCTCAACAGGCCGTGGCTGTTCGCGCAATCGTGCGCGGCGTTACGTGGCGAGCCGATCCCGCCCGATCCGACGCTGTCGGAAGAGCGCGCGTTGCTGTTGAATCACTACCGCTTGGTTTGCGAACGCTTCGGCGATCAAAAAGGCACGGTGTTGATGCGCAAATTCGCCTGCTGCTACGCCCAAGGCCGGGCCGGCGCGAGAGAATTCCGCACCAAAGTCTCCCGCGTCGCCACGCCGAAGGAATTCAACTCCATCGTGGAAAACCACTTTCCGCGCGAAGCGACCGTTGTAAACGATTGA